A single genomic interval of Aythya fuligula isolate bAytFul2 chromosome 28, bAytFul2.pri, whole genome shotgun sequence harbors:
- the RFX5 gene encoding DNA-binding protein RFX5, producing MADEEPSAPAARKGSSSPSTSRSSTTEPSTLLQKLRSTISKSVQNKVDSILQDVQKFSDNDKLYLYLQLPSGPSLGEKSSSLDLSSLSTAEYMHACNWIRNHLEEHTDTCLPKQDVYDAYKQYCDNLCCRPLSTANFGKIIREIFPNIKARRLGGRGQSKYCYSGIRRKTVVSLPPLPSLDLKVTETQSELTDLVQSYNSEVMEAACALTCDWAEKILKRSFNNIVEVAQFLIQQHIISSRSARADLVMAMVVSESTEKLHRDGRSPLAAKKNGLEASESGDRSQGQSKKESSPKASVPPRPEKKKLPEPPRPASSPQVNALVARLPLLLPRIQPGDRLVAPGPTAVRSSPPVLAPKLTAAPLAGTVKVALPLPVGSVGSASPALPLGLAPGTNGAAGLLSQQAAVPVLNMLLPGVGGPGAETPPAPRSAGTDGPGPQDSQRPKVAKRPPEPPGAAAGATPQKRRRGRPRKRPEEGGAGGAPAEQEQARGAPGAAEEAAKPHGGAAAGPGGAAATGDRLGAVPVTGGEEEEEEEEEAGPPRADTGAVEGPPPPRGDGHRAGAAPAARGGPGLPGGSPRGGSPGGAGLCAPPNT from the exons ATGGCTGACGAGGAGCCGAGCGCCCCAGCTGCCAGGAAGGGAAGTTCCTCGCCCAGCACCTCCCGGAGCAGCACCACGGAGCCCAGCAcgctgctgcagaagctgcgGAGCACCATCTC CAAATCCGTGCAGAACAAAGTGGACTCCATCCTG CAAGATGTCCAGAAGTTTTCAGACAACGACAAACTCTACCTCTACCTCCAGCTGCCATCCGGGCCCAGCCTGGGGGAGAAAAG CAGTAGCCTGGACCTGAGCTCACTGAGCACAGCCGAGTACATGCACGCGTGCAACTGGATCCGGAACCACCTGGAGGAGCACACGGACACCTGCCTGCCCAAGCAGGACGTCTATGATGCCTACAA GCAATACTGCGATAACCTCTGCTGCCGCCCTCTGAGCACCGCCAATTTTGGGAAGATCATCCGGGAGATCTTCCCAAACATCAAAGCCAGAAGGCTGGGAGGCCGAGGACAATCAAA GTACTGCTACAGCGGGATCCGGAGGAAGACGGTGGTCAGCCTGCCgcccctgcccagcctggaTCTCAAAGTTACGGAGACT CAGTCGGAGCTGACGGACCTGGTGCAGTCCTACAACAGCGAGGTGATGGAGGCGGCCTGCGCCCTGACCTGTGACTGGGCCGAGAAGATCCTCAAGCGCTCGTTCAACAACATCGTGGAGGTGGCCCAGTTCCTCATCCAGCAGCACATCATCAGCTCGCGCTCAGCCCGGGCCGACCTGGTCATGGCCATGGTGGTCTCAG AGAGCACAGAGAAGCTCCACCGTGACGGTCGGTCCCCGCTGGCGGCCAAGAAGAACGGCCTGGAAGCTTCAGAGAGCGGCGACAGGAGCCAGGGGCAG AGCAAGAAGGAGAGCAGCCCCAAGGCCTCCGTCCCGCCACGGCCCGAGAAGAAGAAGCTTCCAGAGCCCCCCCGGCCGGCGAGCAGCCCCCAGGTGAACGCCCTGGTCGCccgcctgcccctgctcctgccccgcATCCAGCCCGGGGACAGACTGGTGGCTCCCGGGCCCACGGCCGTGCGCTCCTCCCCACCCGTGCTGGCCCCCAAGCTCACGGCCGCCCCCCTGGCGGGCACGGTCAAGGTGGCCCTGCCGCTGCCGGTGGGCTCGGTGGGCTCAGCGTCCCCGGCGCTGCCCCTGGGGCTGGCCCCGGGGACGAacggggcggcggggctgctgAGCCAGCAAGCGGCCGTGCCCGTGCTCAACATGCTGCTGCCCGGCGTGGGGGGCCCCGGCGCCGAGACCCCCCCAGCGCCCCGCAGCGCGGGGACCGACGGCCCCGGCCCGCAGGACTCGCAGCGCCCCAAGGTCGCCAAGCGGCCCCCGGAGCCCCCGGGAGCTGCGGCCGGGGCCACGCCGCAGAAGCGGAGACGGGGGCGGCCCCGCAAGCGGCCGGAggaggggggcgcggggggggcccCGGCGGAGCAGGAGCAGGCGCGGGGGGCCCCGGGGGCGGCGGAGGAGGCGGCGAAGCCTCACGGCGGAGCGGCCGCGGGGCCCGGAGGTGCCGCCGCCACCGGGGACCGGCTCGGGGCCGTCCCGGTCAccgggggggaggaggaggaggaggaggaggaggaagccgGCCCCCCCCGTGCTGACACCGGGGCCGTCGAGGGGCCCCCCCCGCCGCGCGGTGACGGGCACAGGGCGGGGGCGGCCCCCGCGGcacggggcggccccgggctcCCGGGGGGCTCCCCAAGGGGGGGTtccccggggggggccgggctcTGCGCGCCCCCCAACACCTAG